In Monodelphis domestica isolate mMonDom1 chromosome 1, mMonDom1.pri, whole genome shotgun sequence, the sequence ACCAGTGTTGGGACCTTTACCCTGTGAGAAAGTGGTCTAAAATTAGAAGAAGCCAATCTTTATTCACACAAGGTACTGtgacacactctctctccctctctctctctctctctctctctctcaacctctctctctctctctctctctctctctctctctctctctcaacctctctctctctctctctctctctctctctctctctctctctctcaacctctctctctctctctctctctctctctctctctctctctctctctctctctctcaacctctctctctctctctctctctctctctctctctctctctctctctctctctctctctctctctctctccctctctccctctctccccctttctctctccctttctctttctctttctctctcctccctctttcattttattttcccgtTAAAGTTTTGAACTAAGTGATGTGGAGAAACTtggagatcatcttgtccaatctTATcactttaaagataaggaaacttgaGTTGGACTTTTAATCCCTTATACCTGAAGGCTAAGGCTGCCACTCTATTGAGCTTGGAAATTCTGGAGTGGAGTGGGCTAATGATTGACTAAACTCACCAAACCTGTATTAATAGGGTGAGCAACTGAGCATGGAGGGGCAGGGGTGGGTTAGgattgggggaagagagaggagaagtaATGGGTTCACATTTGAAAAGGAGTAGGTGAAATCTCCCAAACTGATCAGTTGTAGAAATAAGCTATGAGTACCCTTCCAGTCTGAATGAGACAGGGAGacccattcttttaaaaatagaataattaactaattaaaatgaggaaactgaggcccagaaaagttaaaaGATTTTCTGAAGTTTAACGTATTTAGGGATTAGAAGTTCTGAGTCTAAAAGCCAAAATATTCTgacttttagtccagtgattacAGTAGCAAAGCAGAATCTCCTTTGATTAGCTTGTAGAAAATAACATCATTTTTGCAATTCATTAAAAAGATGAGATGAAATTAGCCAATATTATcttttgtgaagataaaaaggTTTGGACATTAGAATCAGCCTGCAGCATTTTCTTTCACCAAAAAGCCTAAGTGACATATCATACATTTCTGTTATATATAGATTTTATGGATTGGAGAAAAGCTGACTTATTTTAAACAAATGGCTCTTAATTTTAAGAGACAGTCATTGATAGTAGAAATGGccaggaaaattcatttttaaatgatatatctttcatcttaattaattttttaaaaagaaatgttagagTAGAAATCACAagttaaaatggaaattgagCCAAAAAACAAGTGTGATatgaataaaactttattttttaaaatttactcccAAAGACATTATTCTCTTATATGTTAGATTTTCCTGACCTTGAGTTTAGAGTaagaatgaagatttttttttatcaagggaTCACTGACCAAAGGGAAGATGATAGTGGGGAGCAAATTAATTGCCAGTTACCCacagagagttttttttttaacccttaccttatgtcttagaataaatactgggtattggttctaaggcagaagagtggtaagggctaggcaatgggggttaagtgacttgcccagggtcacacagctaggaagtgtctaaggccagatttgagcccaggacctcccatgtctaggcctggctctcaatccactgagccaccaaactccctccccccccccccccccgccatagATAGTTTTTTCAAAAGACAGCTTGACTGATTTTATAAAAGAGCTATTAATAAACAAGAACCATATTAACCCCTTTAACTGTTGTAGACACTATTCATGTGTTATTAAGGAAGAGAACAAGTTTTCATTAAGCTCCTACAATGTGTCAGGTAATCTACtaagactttacaaatattatctctttggggtgtcaTAACAACTCTGTTAGGTCAGtgctattattaactccattttacagttgaagaaactggcaCAGAggctaactgacttgcctagggtcatgcaacTGATAAataaggagggcagctgggttgttcagtggattgcaagccaaacctaaagatgggaggtactgggttaaaatttggcctctgacacttcagACCTATATCatcctgggcacgtcacttaacctccattacttagtccttactgcccttacctcagaaccaatacctaatattgattctaagacaaaaggtaagagtttatttttaaaataagtgcaTGAAACTAGATTGGAACTCATCTCCCTGATTCCACTCTCTGTACCTATCTGTtgtgctacctatctgcctccaagagagaaaaaaataaagatgaaatataaaGCATAATACCTTCCCCTTTCATTACCTCTGTCTCATTTTTAACTTAGTTACTTAATTACTCAAATGTTTCATACCTGCTGCCTCCTTCAAACAAGATCATTGTCAGTAAGTGGAGTGCATGATACACTCTAAGCAGTGATCACCCAGATTATTTACCCTTTTAGTCAAATGTGTTTAAAATGTTAATTGGTTAATGTAAGTTTCCACATTGTCCCTCTTCTAGTATTTAAATTCAGTATAGTAGGAGAAAAATGGGTCTACAGAGAAAACTGCCAGAATCTTAAAATAAGCATGTCAGTTTATGTTTTGATTAAGAATTCTCCATCAATAACTGCAACAAGAGTATGTCATTACAGAGGTTTGTGCATTAGACACTTTTTATTAGCGTATTAAGATCATTTTCATTCTTGTAGAGCGAaggcatttttgttttgttttcctctcaGTACTATCTTGTTAACTCATTTCATTTAGGAATAAAtcacacatttaaaaataaatactacagataattttaatatatttcagtttTGCATTATGATTTGTCAAATtaaatagagatggaaagaataaaTTAAGAGAAAAGGAATGGTTGGGGAGGAATGATGAGAAACAAAAAGAGATGAAATGGACTGAATGGATATAATAGGAGGCATGATAATGCatgattcaaaaaagaaaaagtcaaaaagaCATACAGCCCctcagaaataaaaacaaaaggcatgcTGATCTCTGATTTACTGGAGACAAAAGGCGAGGCACAGGAAGAGAGACATGTGAGCAAGAAAAAATCAGTTAACCTCTTTTATGTCTCAGTTTCGTCTTCTGGAAAATGATATTGTTAGGCTAGATGTTCTCCAAACTCATTCTGTAAACCTGGAGAGATGCAGAAGgaatgaaacagagagagagaaggaaaaaaaagaaattgaagagtcTTGAGTCATAGATTGATAATTGTTGACTTGGGTTGTGAACATCAGAATTAGATTAACACCTGTTATCACGTTTTTGGGAATAAATGTGCTAAACATTGTCCATAGGAGTGTCCTTCTAAGATGAAGAATCTTGTATGTCAAATGATAGATGCCACTCCAGTGAGAGAAGACATTTTTTAGACTGTTTTAGGTATAATATTAAAAAGTATTGTGCTTTATAGCCTCTCCTGGAAGATGACATGGTGCCttcttattaattaaataatatcaattatcaaatagtaatataatataaatatattaatgtgATATAACATTAATAATCAATAATCCTACATTTAGGAATTATTCTactatttttttagattttgtactttaaaatttcaaaaataatggacatatttgtaatatttatatataatgtttatattatctcatacattaaattatatttagaatatttatatttatctgtgaagtatataaataaatataaataacttgCAATATGCTTTGTTGTCATTTCATAGTCATTTCCAAATCTTTACAACTACCTTAaggttttttcttggcaaagattctggagtggttggtCTTATCTAGAGACACTGGCATAGATTCATTAAGTAAGATCACTTTGACTTTCTATCTCATTGTTCCTTTTCTGGAAGGCATTATATACTATTTTTATGAGCACTAGTACTAAACAATACTGTCACTCTATTATACAAAACAGCCATTATATTTATTTGATGTTCTGTTTctgcatgattttttaaaatatatcaatcCCCAGTTTATGTTATCTGACTTAAATTGCAAgcctcttgagggcaaggacatatctgtttaatttttgtcatatGGCATCCAGCATTCTATACCAAAGCAAATGTTTAATATTAATGAGAATAGTGGTGGTATTGGtgataatagtggtagtagtaatgaAGCTGATgctaatgataatgatgatggtaatgatgaaAAATTTTGGAGCATACACAGCCCTGCTTTCTCCACTATATTACTCTGGGAAACAATTTTCTGCATGTTGTCAGTCATTCTCTTCCCTGATCTTTACACTTTGCTACTGATTATAAAATGAATTACTATTCATGGCATATCTACATAATGATGTGTAAGGTTGTTtctaaaaaagagatttattttcatttcagattttttaaaaatgaaaaactcaGAAAGGAGTAATCACTCTGGTTCTGTGAGTGAATTTGTCCTTTTAAGCTTCCCAGGACCTTGGGAAATCCAgatcttccttttctcatttttctctgggACTTACATCCTGACACTGATTGGTAACCTATCTATTATCTGTGCAGTAAATTTGGACCAGAAGCTCCATACCCCAATGTACATTCTTTTGGCTAACTTCTCTTTCCTGGAGATCTGCTATGTCACCTCCACAGTCCCCAATATGTTGGCCAACTTTTTCTCTGAGAATAAGATAATCTCCTTCACTGGCTGCTTTCTccagttctatttcttcttttcaatgGGCACAACAGAAACCTTTTTCTTGTCAGCCATGGCCTATGATAGGTACCTTGCTATCTGCCAGCCCTTGCATTACCCCACCGTTATGACTCtactaaaatgcaaaaaaatggtTGCCTGTTGTTGGGTATGTGGTTTTTTTTGTTATCTCCTTCCAGTTTACCTCATATCCCAGCTGCCTTTTTGTGATCACAATACAATTGATCACTTTATTTGtgacccaggacctcttattGGACTCTCTTGTGTTCCAGCACCTGCCACTGAAATCATATTTTCTGTCTTGAATTCAGTCCTCATCTTCTCTACCTTCCTCTTCATTACCAGTTCATATACATTGGTAATCAGAGTTGTGCTGAAGATCCCCTCAGCAGAAGGTCGGCGTAAGGCATTCTCCACATGTGGCTCCCATTTGGCAGTGGTGTCACTGTTCTATGGTTCCATCATGGTAATGTATGTGAGTCCAACATCTGGAAATCCAGCTGGGATCCAGAAGATTGTTACCTTGTTCTACTCTGTGTTGACTCCACTCTTCAATCCATTGATCTATAGTCTCCggaataaagaaatgaaggcaTCCCTGAAGAAAGTCTTTGGAAGTATGAAATTTGGACAACATGtatgaaagaaacaaaattcaCAACCTTTCTTCCCCAAACCATGACCTGCATTTTATCTCCCTCTTTCTGCTCATGTTACCATTAGTGACAGCCACAAAAATTATTGGAGTTTGATTTGACTATATTGATGTATTTTCTGTTAAGTTTTACATACCACATTTCAAACAGGACATTGATGACTCAGAACCAGTCCAATGGAAGCCAACAAAAATTCTGAATAGACTCAAAGGTATTATgtgagaaattaaggaaataaagatgTTTATACTagataaagaaaactaaagtGAGATTGGGagtaattatattttgaaatatcttCAAAAATTTTATGGGAAGAGGAATCAGAATTTCCATTGTGTGATTccagaaggaaataaatagaagtaacagttagaaattaaagggatgcaaATTTTAACTAAATATAAGTAATGATTTTCTGCAAATAGAACTGAAATAAAATTTGTGGCCCAGTGAAGTAATTATTTCCCCAACACTGGAGATTTTAAAGGAGAACCTGAATGCTAAGTTGTCCAAAATAATATAGAGGTAATTTATGCTTTGGGTAGTGACTGGACTAAAAGAACAGCgagaaaagatatttttatattttataatttataattttataatttttataatttattttatattttaaattttattttatatttatttatattttaaattttttgctataattttttcagtTGTCAATATATTTAACTAACTTCACTAATTTGAGTGCCTCTAAATAGTTTGTGTTGTTTAAAATGTGAGTCAGACCCAAGTGAGTAGCCAAAGACTTTTTAGGGTTCTCATAAAATAAGATTCCCTGAAACATGTGTTTTTCAAGAGTACTATCAGGGAAACAGGTAAAGTGTATTTTGTTTTGCTGGGTTCCTTATCTAGGCATTTTGTGTCTCCTGGCAGCAGCTCATACTTACTcctcatgtgtgtatgtgtgtgcatgtggacacacacatgtgtgtgtattaggaagaattctttattcccattgtgacagaggctgacacataagaaaagtgccaggttgaaaagtgtgtgaaactgatcacctcaatgggggaggggcctcaggagattggaatcttgagtaggagaagactctgactggtagaggagttggtctctctcagtcttgagaagctgaagacagaaaGTGGGAAaatactttctcctgagggttacccacttttcctgctggtgactgggaatattttcccccaacacttcccaaatgAAGGGTCTTTCTCAAgaaaaacctgagcagactttacctcagctcctgttgcccaggggtgagtcaacctgattttctctcagggggctcaggctgccaaagcctgagttccccccaaactcgaggaggaaagaaaagggttttagatagagacaggggccCCTTTTTCCTACTATACTTTCCCATTGTTTCCATGTTAGTTATTCCTTTTgcattacctgattgagttgaaattaaaatagttatctgttccccaagctgtgaacaagtgcgagtgaacagatcaaggagagaccctttggtcttgagtagtggaggggggacaagagtgaatcAGGAAGAGCAGTTTtagttaaggagggaaggcagaagggggaaaatcttcaaactccctctcctctctctgacccaaccttaaacatcagctgtctcccctgaaccctgctttgagaagagggaggtctccactctttcccccctttcaaTATTGAAAGACCAAACTCCTAGTTTATAATTAACCCCTTATAACACATCATGCAGGTAGAATCTGTGATGAAAAGACAGTAATCTTTAGACTATTTAATTCTAatagagcaggagttcttaaccttgaGTCTCTGGACCCACAAGAAGTCTGAATATTGATTTCAGAGTATCTGCAAGCTTTAATGGGAAGAAATTTTACATCTTCATGTTTAATTGACTCTAActaaaatttagtatttccttcaattattatttttttaaaaaaatagttctaaGAAGGGATCCATGAACTTCACTAGATCACCAAAGCAGTCCAGAAcgtataaaaatattaagaatattttgtGTTAAGAACACTTTGACTACATTTCTGATATAGCATCTGTATTACACTGAGTCAAATTATATTAAACATGAGCTTGGAACCTagatataaataaagaaaagaaacttcattTCAAGACAGAAGTAAGTCAATCAAATTGAGATAATCACTGGATATTATGGAGATTGAGATTCAGTTAGAGTCATAGAATAGGTTGCTAGCCTTATTTCTCCATGGAAGAGGCAGCATTCATTGTCTCACTTAAAGCTAAAATTTGATAAAGAactttcacagaatcacagatccTAAGACTTCAACAGAACCTTAAAGATACTCTAGGGGAGCCCACACCAAAAAGagaatcccttctacaacatTCCTTTACTTGAAAGTATGCAGAGAAGGGGACTATTGCTTCCTAAAACAGCTCATTCAAATTTGGACATCTCTAATTAATCTTCAATTTTATTCCTTGTATCTGAACAAGATCTGACTATTAGGTTCTTTATCTTTTGCTCCCAGTTCTGCCCTCTTGgaccaatcagtcaataaatatttattaagcacctattatgtgctagacattgtgctaaacactgggaattgtgaaccttaaaaattcccagaccctacttcataagattggattaagaccattccccatttgggcagagaactctacttagatcagaaatgtgagaactctacttcacctacttaagtctaccctaggggaagataaagttgtaaactcttttctgaacaatgaaaagtacttaaacccatacttaagccatgactattttaggactaatacaaaaaaggtgctaagtacctataaaggtcaagcaacttgtgaacttacaaggagcaaagaggtgaaaacttactcagagattctagcctactcaggtgtggattactaaaaggattagtctactgaggtgtgaattcagaatgggctgtcctttggaaaacatctactgtgattggtagatatataaggacttaggggaggtgatataggagaaatgccctttaaataggagctcagataggagctcaagaaacattctgaaacattcagattgaggattgagctggtgaagtcagctgagatggagctggcctggtgtcactagaatccttgcttggacagatcttgtggtgagtgattaaggactgactgatcttttctcttagggcttaggcctgggttggccaggactggtcAGGGCgggcttatccttttctcattattccccgttttctctctttctctccttttctttaattcctcatttgtattaattaaaatctctataaaacccagctgacttgggtatatttgaataattgggaatatttccctcgTGACtgccttatatttgatttaaaaacaaaacactgtagtgaaaatatctttcctgcggtcacaacttactcatccactctttatatctatcacaatttatatcttcaaccattttaactcttacagaatacaaagaaaggcaaaatataatCCCTTCCCataagaagctcacaatctaatggaggaactaAAAAAATCTAGCTATCATGTCTCCATaactcttctccagactaaatgaTCCCTCTTATATTGCTCTTGTCTAGATGTTGCCAAAAGGCAACTCCCAGAACTGAATATGATTTCAGATGTGTTCTGGCCAGAGCACAGTCACTTCTTCTGAATATGATACCATTTTCTACCCTA encodes:
- the LOC100029032 gene encoding olfactory receptor 11H6-like; this translates as MKNSERSNHSGSVSEFVLLSFPGPWEIQIFLFSFFSGTYILTLIGNLSIICAVNLDQKLHTPMYILLANFSFLEICYVTSTVPNMLANFFSENKIISFTGCFLQFYFFFSMGTTETFFLSAMAYDRYLAICQPLHYPTVMTLLKCKKMVACCWVCGFFCYLLPVYLISQLPFCDHNTIDHFICDPGPLIGLSCVPAPATEIIFSVLNSVLIFSTFLFITSSYTLVIRVVLKIPSAEGRRKAFSTCGSHLAVVSLFYGSIMVMYVSPTSGNPAGIQKIVTLFYSVLTPLFNPLIYSLRNKEMKASLKKVFGSMKFGQHV